The following proteins are co-located in the Macadamia integrifolia cultivar HAES 741 chromosome 3, SCU_Mint_v3, whole genome shotgun sequence genome:
- the LOC122072861 gene encoding salicylic acid-binding protein 2-like: protein METKEEKKHHFVLVHGACHGAWCWYKLATLLRSAGHRVTAPDLAASGINPKQKEEIRSISDYFQPLMEILASLPPDDKVILEGHSLGGVSISAAMEKFPHKISVAVFAAALMPRPDFIVPKSLNQEFQKKVVSMVDTQYWFDDGPDNPPTALLFGPEFLASKLYELCLPEDLTLAKMLVRPISLYGGLQLLKETALSMEKYGSVSRVFIVCQEDKVLDEDYQRWMIQNNPVTEIKVFPDSDHMVMLCKPIELCTCLIDIAERYS, encoded by the exons atggaaacgaaggaggaaaagaagcaTCATTTCGTGCTGGTTCATGGAGCTTGTCATGGGGCTTGGTGTTGGTATAAGCTAGCAACACTACTGAGATCAGCCGGTCACAGGGTCACTGCTCCTGACCTAGCTGCTTCAGGAATCAACCCAAAGCAAAAGGAAGAGATCCGTTCCATCTCCGATTACTTCCAACCATTGATGGAGATCTTGGCTTCCCTCCCTCCAGACGATAAGGTTATACTGGAAGGCCACAGCTTGGGTGGGGTTAGCATCTCAGCTGCCATGGAAAAGTTCCCTCACAAGATCTCGGTAGCTGTTTTCGCCGCTGCTCTGATGCCCCGTCCGGACTTCATTGTCCCAAAAAGTCTCAATCAAGAG TTTCAGAAAAAAGTGGTTTCAATGGTGGATACACAGTATTGGTTTGATGACGGGCCGGATAACCCACCAACTGCCCTCTTGTTTGGGCCGGAGTTCTTGGCCTCCAAGTTGTATGAGCTCTGCCTTCCGGAG GATTTGACACTGGCAAAGATGCTGGTGAGACCCATAAGTCTCTACGGCGGTCTGCAATTGCTGAAGGAAACAGCGCTGTCTATGGAGAAATACGGGTCGGTTAGTCGTGTATTCATCGTGTGCCAGGAAGATAAGGTGTTGGACGAGGACTACCAGCGGTGGATGATCCAGAATAATCCGGTGACGGAGATCAAGGTCTTCCCGGATTCCGACCACATGGTTATGCTCTGTAAACCGATTGAGCTCTGCACATGTCTCATTGACATCGCTGAGCGTTACTCTTAG